One Setaria italica strain Yugu1 chromosome I, Setaria_italica_v2.0, whole genome shotgun sequence DNA window includes the following coding sequences:
- the LOC101760199 gene encoding pectinesterase inhibitor 8, producing the protein MPRPSRALLMAALASLATLHGLAGVGATVEETCSAAASRDRRVDYGFCVSELSKHRDSPSADACGLAKVAANVGVNNAGAAVNDLEALLTAAAVQQPPPDARVTAALRLCEKLYYDMELAFAGAYDETNAHNYTAGRQMAADADSLVRRCTGGFAEAGLPPPEPVARRSAYAVQIAIVCTAITNLLISP; encoded by the coding sequence ATGCCGAGGCCATCGAGGGCTCTCCTCATGGCAGCCCTGGCCTCCCTCGCCACCCTCCACGggctcgccggcgtcggcgcgaCCGTGGAAGAGacgtgctcggcggcggccagccGCGACCGGCGCGTGGACTACGGCTTCTGCGTGTCGGAGCTCAGCAAGCACCGCGACAGCCCCAGCGCGGACGCCTGCGGCCTGGCCAAGGTGGCGGCGAACGTCGGCGTCAAcaacgccggcgccgcggtCAACGACTTGGAGGCGctgctcaccgccgccgccgtgcagcagccgccgccggacgcgAGGGTGACCGCCGCGCTTCGGCTGTGCGAGAAGCTGTACTACGACATGGAGCTCGCGTTCGCGGGGGCCTACGACGAGACCAACGCGCACAACTACACGGCGGGGAGGCAGATGGCCGCCGACGCGGACTCGCTGGTGCGCCGGTGCACCGGCGGCTTCGCCGAGGcagggctgccgccgccggagccggtggCGCGGCGCAGCGCATACGCCGTGCAGATCGCCATCGTGTGCACGGCCATCACCAACCTCCTCATCAGCCCATGA